The DNA segment CTGTCTTTTCCTCCTCTAATGTTAGCCATTTACTTTGTGAAGCATGGTTTCTACAGAAATAGCGTACCATATTCCGTTACTCTATGCAGCCATATGCTGTGTTTGGAAAAGAGTGGTGAATCGTGTTATTTCCGTAGTTCTCAGCTGTTAATGTTCAGGGAGAACACCTGGTGAAGTTTGTAGAACTATCAATTCCCAGGTCCACACCTGAAGATtctgagtgtctttttttttttttaaagattttatttatttatttgagagagagtgagcgagagagagcaggagtaggggcaggggcagagggaaaggaagcagagtGTCGCTGAGTGgagatcctgatgcagggctcgatcccaggaccctgagatcatgacctgagctgaaggcagacacttaactgacagccatccaggcgcccctctgatatGAGTGTCTTAAACAGTCATTGCTTATGATTTGAGGACAGTAGATGGTGTTTTGGGACACAACTTTGCTAGTGTTTAAGAGTGAGTCTGTAGTTTTATCAAAGTCTAGTGGtaccacttacttgctgtgtgctCTTGGCcgagttgcttaacctctctgagcctggctgGATACCCTTGTATCACATGAAGATATTAATAGTATTTAAACTGTATTGTTtcattgtgaggatcaaatggaCCCTGCTTAAAAAGCACTCAGCCTGGAGTAGGTCTCAAATATGTTAGTAATTGTTATTAAGAAAGCTTGATTTATGATCAATACGCACTATGAATACTCTTCTTAATAATACCCACTGGCATAGTGAATTTTCCTAGAGCATGTATATCATGATTTGATTTATGAAACATTCAGAATTTCAGTGATCTGGAAATCCCAAGTTCCCTCCATCTCACATTTGCCTGTTTTTTGCTTACTATTCCTTTCGACCGGCGATTCTGACTTTCCGGACAAACGAAACCACACTCAATGCCAGTTTCCGTTGCAAAAGaccatctttattatttcttgggGCCGAACACAGCACTGAACAGAAACATCCCATACACACATGTCAGTCTGGCGGTGTGGGTGCCACTCCTGCCTAGAATACACTAGGACAGTCACACAGTCGTCACCAATCACAGCGCAAGtgaagggagcaggggagggtggTGAGGAAGGTATCTTGGGGTCTCTCGGAGCGAACGGTCCCAGAATAtgacattgaaaataaataacaaaaattaaatagtatAAATAAGTTGAAACTTAAGTTAGAAAGAGTCCCAGAGTGTGGCTGTTTGGCGACAGCCAGCCCGCAGGAGAGGTAGCTGTGGTGGTCCCAGGGGTGTTTCCAAGGCTCGGACCTCTGCTCCCCAGGCAGCCCACTGAGGTCACTGGGTTCTCAAAGCTTCCAGGCCACTCAGGCATTCAGCTCCAGGTCGGTCACGTACTCCTGGACCCAGGCGTCACTGGGGTCGGCACAGGCCTGGCGGCCTTTTCTGGTCTGGAAGCTGTGGAGAGGGGTGGAAGGGTTATACACTGAGGAATCCAGCAAGAGAATTCTGGGCCCACTGTGGCCCCTAACCCACTCTGTCCTGGGCAGCTTAAAGCATGCCCACGGTCTCAGGGACCCTCTGCCCATCTGTCTAGAGAGCTGCTCTCACTggttcagccccacccccactccccaggggATCCTGCTGccacctcctttctccctcccctccctctgggcTGGGCCAACCCTCCTTGACTTTGCAAGCCCCCCCGGCCAGGTCAGATCACACCTCAGAAACCTGGGTCCTACATTCCTGGGTAGGCCCCAGAGGGCTGCACCCTTCCAGGATGGCGCCCCTGGCCAGTCTATGCCCTTGGGTGCTGCCCCCACTGCAGACCCTCCCTATCTCCcccagaggaaggcaggaagactGGCACTTACATAACACCAGGCTTGGAGCATTGGCTGCTGGTGTCAAAATAGTCGACTATGAACTTGCGTGGAATCGGCTTGGAGACataggagaagcagcaggcagtTGGGGTGTCAGCACCAACTGTGGAGGAATAGAGAGAATGGGCTTGAGTCACAGTTCAGAAGGAAAAGGATCCCTGAGAGGGTGAGGCAGACTCAGAGGGAAACAGCTGGGGGACGGGGTCACTGGAAGGCGCTGGGCATCTTTGCCTAGAAATATGCCTGTCTCTGTTCCGGCTTctgtctgtgtccttccttctCCTTGCCTCTTTGTCGTGGGCTGTCTTTCTTGATGTGATCCAAACATCCAAGCAGACTGctcttttctcatctgtctcTGGAAATTTTGCCTGGTTTAAGAAGTCATGCCCCAGCAAAAGAGAAACCTTGGACATCTCTCTTATGACATCCGAGGGACAGAGCACTGGGGGCACCTCGGGTGAGTGAGGGGAAGAACGACCCCACTGGGAGGTCAGCGGGCTTGGATCCTGCCTCTTGCAAACTCATTTGTTTAGGGGCCCtattttgccatctgtaaaatgggacgcCAAATACCCTACCTCCTCCTGGCTCTCAGATCCGGGGACTGGGGTAGCTAAGACTCCTTCATAAAGATGAAagcaaaaggaggagaaaggccaTGATGTTTTTGAGCCCTTTGAGAAGCTCCCCATTTTCTCTTGGGGGCTCCCAAGGCCATGAGACAGAACTAGCTGTGGTCTGACTGCGGGGAGAGAGTGGGGACCGCTGTGGCAACAACAGAGACTCACATGGTGCAGAGAAGACCTGGCTGCAGAGGGCCATGGTGCAGAGGAGGACGGCGAGCCCAGCCCCGGGGACCTTCATGATGCTGAGCAGTGCGCGGCGATTGGGCTCGTTTGTCCGCAGAGGTGGGCCTGGGCGCTCGAGGCTGCCTGCGTCCTTCTGGAGGGTGAGCAGACCTCCCCTGCTCTTTATAGGCAGCCCTGGTGGAAGGGGAAATGGAATCCGGGGGCGTGGAGGGAAATTTTTAAGCACAGTGGTGTTGTCACGCTGAGTGTTGCACAACTCAGGGTCCTAGAGGACCACAGGGGTTCAGGATATCCAAGAATAGCTTCTCTGAGCTCGAAGTTTCAGCCTGAAACTCATGACTTGTTCTGGTTTCTTGTGAGGAAATGGTTTCCCCcgtgagagggaggagagggctaAGTGTTGACCCGAGGCTATTCTTAGCCGGGCCCTTCCCATAAGAACTGGTCTATACATGAACTCGCCAGCCCGGTCCTTCCCGCAGGGCTGCGACTTCTGCGCTCCCTCCGCCGTTCCATCCACACGGACGGGCAAGGTGACGGGCTGCAGAGGGTGCCACACACCTGCCTTGGATGCAAGGAGCCGAACTGGGGAATTCTCGCTGGGGGACTTGGAAGCATGAGGTCACATCTCCATTGTTCATCCTGTCGTCAGGCAGTCACCGGGTGACTAGGGGCTCTGGGTTAACACTAGATGAGGGTCAGAAAATACATTAGATGTGGGCGTTCATATGTCAGGAGCCTAACAATATTTATACCCCGTAACctagaaaatgcatttcttttctttcttttttttttttttttaaagattttatttatttatttgacagagacagagacagccagcgagagagggaacagaagcagggggagtgggagaggaagaagcaggctcctagcagaggagcctgatgcagggctcgatcccagaacgccgggatcatgccctgagccaaaggcagacgcttaaccgctgtgccacccaggcgcccctagaaaatgCATTTCTAGGAAGGAGTTCTAGAGAAACAAACCCAAACACGGAGCCATCTTTAAACGAAAGGTTTCTGACTCAGCATCATTTATgattctaaaataagaaaacctAAATTCTCCTCTGTTAGGGAAGGATAAAGTGAATGCTAGATTGTTCTAGCATAAATACATCGTAACATCGgttataaaaaagatgaaaaattgtACAAGATGAAGAATTATACaaatctatgtatatatgtgtatccaCACAGGTATGACAATTACTGTAACCATATATATGgggtatatatataaacactaggcatggaaaaaataaagagcattgGGAATAAATGTCCCAAAGGATCAGTAATAGCTGTATTTGTATCTATGGTCTATGggtgattaatttttttgttttcccttttttcagatattttcttcattttttttttaaaggtgagaaTGCATTACCCTCCTGGCAGCCTACcaatttacaaatacattttgttttaaaacatttgcaaCATTGCCATTGTTATCAATTGTCTAACTTGAGAGAAATTTTTGATATGCTAAGGTTTCTGTCCAATGGCCTTTGTTAACGAAGTTTTGATTCCCATTTCCCTGAACTCTTTTAAGGAACCTGTgtgatatttacataaataatgacaaattcGAAGccgttttcttattcttttcaatTCATAATTTCAGTGATGTGAAAGGGTCTCCTTTTCAGCCAGATCtacatgttttttcttctttatcttttattattttattattacatagttAATAACCCTAATTCACTTTTGGCCTTTGTCCTCTCGGTGCCCTCGTCTGATGGGGCAGGTAGAGTATATAAACGGGTAACCACGGCACTTAGCGGAAAGTGCCAGGATTCCTAGGAGAAAAATTAATGGAGGCTCACAGCACCAGGAGGACAGAGACATGACCTCCCTCATTTGGGGAAGGCTTCGCAGAAGGGATGGAACTTTGCTTGGGTCAAGGTACACAGGATTCGAACACATATAAGTGGGGGAGGGTTAATAGAGGTCCAGCTGATGCGGTCACAGGTGTGGACCCTCCAGTGCAGAGGGAGGAGCGAGTAGTTCAGTGTGGCTGCTCTGTGGTGGAGCAAACAGGGACGAGGAAACTAAATTGGGGTCAAACCAGGAGGGTTTTGAAGTCCCCCAGAAGGGGCTAGAACAATGGTGGAAATAAGATACAAGCAAAGCGAGATTACACCTTAGGAATTCTATCCTCCCTGTGTCTGTAGGGTTCCTGCTCTTAAAAGCATGGGCTCtcaggatgcttgggtggctcagcgggttaagtgtctgccttcagctcaggtgacgatcccagggtcctgggatcaagccccgcttctgggagcctacttctccctctgcctgcagcttcccctgcttgtgcactctctgcctctctctctgacaaaaaaatagataaaatcttaaacaaacaaacaaaaaaacccacatgggCTCTAGTAATCCCATCCCTAGGATTGCTAATGCTGGTCCTGAGAGAGGCAAAGGCAAAATCAAGGACAATGGCAGGTTACCCTGGGCTTCAGCATCTAAGTGTCTTCCCTTTTTACTGTCAATTCCAAAAAAGGAGTCTATCACTTGTTTCAGTGGAAACTCTAGATCACAGACAGTGCCTCCTCTGCCCgccccctcttccccagccctcaGCTGATACCCTGAGCTGCACTCCCTCCGTTCACTTCTTGGGGAACCCCCTTCAGACTTGTGATTCAGTTTCTGAGAGTTGGATGCTATGAGTTGGGAGGGCCAGAAGAAGGAACTGGAAACTGCTGAATCAACCCCTTTGCTGATAATGGACGTTACTATCCATCTGTATAATTACAGCACGGGCCACACACATTGCATGGTAATTAGTTATCTATGCAATTTCCTGTCCAAAAATTTAGACCATGTTCTGTTCATTTTAAACCAAATTCGTATCACGTCTTATTGGTTAATTTAAACCGAATGCTAGCACATGATGATTATAACATGACGAATTGTCTGACATTGTATCTACtccttatatttttgttctttttaataaaggtgcttactgaatataaaattttatcttagTGCTTATGTATTTGTAAGTCTTTCCATATCAACCCCCGAATCAAAAAATAGCCCTTTGTCATATGTGCTTTTACTGGATCGGAAAATAACATACTTGTATAAAAAGTCCGTGCTTAATGTGCgtatgttgaatgaataatataAGGGGGCCTTTGGATGGTTGAGTTGGTTGAGTGGGTCTTAGAAATTTCCTAGCTGGTAAATTGATGTTCCCAGGCAAAATGACTTTCCCGGGATTGCACAGATGGCACTGGTCCGTTTTATGTTTGACTCTCTGTTATTTGGCAGGTTAACTCCAATGATAACCACAATGCCTGACCCATAGtagagcttaataaatatttggcgaatgaatgaataagtcactgATTTGACTAACCGTGTGTGTTATGCCCAAAGTCCCACTATGGAGTTGACATACtaacaggaaggaaagaatcagaaaaagcCTGGTGTCAAGGTCTTGATCTTTGGTGGAGCACCCAAAATCTCTTAGATGGTGATGACAGAAAGTAGCTCACAGTCCGCATGGCAGAT comes from the Ailuropoda melanoleuca isolate Jingjing chromosome 13, ASM200744v2, whole genome shotgun sequence genome and includes:
- the LOC100469047 gene encoding C-C motif chemokine 3, with translation MKVPGAGLAVLLCTMALCSQVFSAPFGADTPTACCFSYVSKPIPRKFIVDYFDTSSQCSKPGVIFQTRKGRQACADPSDAWVQEYVTDLELNA